In Oryza glaberrima chromosome 8, OglaRS2, whole genome shotgun sequence, the following are encoded in one genomic region:
- the LOC127782129 gene encoding nuclear transcription factor Y subunit C-2-like, whose protein sequence is MDPHSHKKAHEGLIGDNPDAYAVTTYQPVLMVEPSAAAAFPPAPQVAPAYPVNPMQLPEHQQHAIQQVQQLQQQQKEQLQAFWADQMAEVEQMTEFKLPNLPLARIKKIMKADEDVKMIAGEAPALFAKACEMFILDMTLRSWQHTEEGKRRTLQRSDVEAVIKKTDIFDFLVDIITDDKMKDDGMGSQAASMVSPYTSGGMGFSFDLYPNQHHLAYMWPPQEQQEQWPPQEQQEQKQKQDSDGGGQDE, encoded by the coding sequence ATGGACCCACATTCACACAAGAAGGCACATGAAGGTCTGATTGGTGACAACCCTGACGCGTATGCCGTGACGACATACCAACCTGTGCTGATGGTAGAACCATCAGCCGCTGCTGCCTTCCCTCCAGCTCCCCAGGTTGCTCCAGCCTATCCAGTGAACCCAATGCAGCTTCCAGAGCATCAGCAGCACGCAATCCAGCAAGTTCAGcagctccagcagcagcagaaggagCAGCTCCAGGCGTTCTGGGCCGACCAGATGGCCGAGGTTGAACAGATGACTGAGTTCAAGCTCCCCAACCTCCCGCTTGCAAGGATCAAGAAGATCATGAAGGCCGATGAGGACGTCAAGATGATCGCGGGTGAGGCACCGGCGCTCTTCGCCAAGGCCTGCGAGATGTTCATCCTGGACATGACGCTGCGGTCCTGGCAGCACACCGAGGAGGGCAAGAGGAGGACGCTGCAGAGGAGCGATGTCGAGGCGGTGATCAAGAAGACCGACATCTTCGATTTCTTGGTGGATATCATCACTGATGATAAGATGAAGGATGATGGCATGGGCTCTCAGGCTGCATCCATGGTTTCGCCATATACCTCAGGAGGAATGGGATTTTCCTTTGATCTGTACCCGAACCAGCATCACCTCGCATATATGTGGCCTCCACAAGAGCAGCAGGAGCAGTGGCCTCCAcaggagcagcaggagcagaagcagaagcaggatTCTGATGGTGGTGGACAAGATGAATGA